The genomic segment TGTGAACGCGACCAGCGTGCACGAGGCGGGAAGGCAGGGGTTCTCCGACCGGGAGCAGCTGGAGCTCGCGTCCGCCGAAGGAAGGGTCTTGGTGACCCGCAACCGGAACGACTTTATCCTCCTGACGCAGGAATTTTTCGCGAAGGGGTTGCCCCACGCCGGGGTTCTGATCGTTCCCTGGACGGTTCCCCCGGACAACTTCCGGCTCGTCGCCAAGAGAATCGCGCAATACGTGAAGCGCGCCGGAAATTCCCCGTCCGAATACCTGTTCGACTTTGTTTGATGACGAACCTTCGGCGACTTCCCGGGAACGTCCCTGTTCCGCGGTTCGGCGCCGCGTCTGTGCTTTGACAGGTTGCCGCCAAATGGGTAGGATGGAGAGGTAATGTTGTTACCCCATCACGGGAGATGACCCGATGCCGACCTCTGCGCGGAAGATGAACTTCATGATCCGGGACGAGATCGCCCTGGACCTCGAGGCGCTGGTCCCCGCCGGGGAACGCAGCCGCACCGTCAACGA from the Deltaproteobacteria bacterium genome contains:
- a CDS encoding DUF5615 family PIN-like protein, translated to MKVCLDEDISPDVAAILRSMGVNATSVHEAGRQGFSDREQLELASAEGRVLVTRNRNDFILLTQEFFAKGLPHAGVLIVPWTVPPDNFRLVAKRIAQYVKRAGNSPSEYLFDFV